One stretch of Aggregicoccus sp. 17bor-14 DNA includes these proteins:
- a CDS encoding MarR family winged helix-turn-helix transcriptional regulator, with protein MQPKPKSASWNPEATAAFWLNRASRALLRLHESRLRPLGFGMSQLPVLLALEADGALSQKELARCARVEQPTMAEQLARMERDGVVQREPNPEDRRGSLTSLTRTARARLPELKAALLRGEEEATAGLSAKERATLLQLLQRVVQNLEAADEG; from the coding sequence ATGCAACCCAAGCCCAAGTCCGCCTCATGGAATCCGGAGGCCACCGCGGCGTTCTGGCTCAACCGCGCCTCGCGCGCGCTGCTGCGGCTGCACGAGAGCCGCCTGCGGCCGCTGGGCTTCGGGATGAGCCAGCTGCCGGTGCTGCTCGCACTCGAGGCGGACGGCGCGCTGTCGCAGAAGGAGCTGGCCCGCTGCGCGCGCGTGGAGCAGCCCACCATGGCAGAGCAGCTCGCGCGCATGGAGCGCGACGGGGTGGTGCAGCGAGAGCCCAACCCCGAGGACAGGCGCGGCAGCCTCACTTCCCTCACGCGCACGGCACGCGCGCGCCTCCCCGAGCTCAAGGCGGCGCTGCTGCGCGGCGAGGAGGAGGCCACTGCGGGGCTCAGCGCGAAGGAGAGGGCCACCCTGCTGCAGCTGCTGCAGCGGGTGGTGCAGAACCTCGAGGCGGCAGACGAGGGCTGA